GGCTCGACCTCGTCGATATCCAGCGCAGTCTCGCCATCCTTGAGCCTGAGCAGGTCGCGGAAGACCATGGGCTGGCGCTTGTTCACCAACTCGGCGAACTCGTTCCATACGCCCCGGTCACCGGTTTCCACGGCCTCCTGCAGCAGCTGCACCACGTCCGGATTGAAGGCGTGGTACTCGCCGTTCTGCACGTACTTGAGCAGCCCGCCCTTGCGCACCGGGATGCGCGGTGTGAACGCTTCCCGGGCCAACACCTTCTGGTCGCTCTCCAGATCCCGGAAGCGGCTGCCCTGGATACGGCTGACGCTGCCGGTGAAGCACTGCTCCACCACCTCGTCGGCCAGACCCACCACCTCGAACAGCTGGGCACCCCGGTAGCTGGCGATGGTGGAGATGCCCATCTTCGAGAGGATCTTGAACAGGCCCTTGTTGATGCCCTTGCGGTAGTTGCGTCGCAGCTGATCCACCGGGGTCGCCTTGATCTGGCCGCTGCGCCGCATGTCGCGGATGGAGGCATAGGCCAGGTAGGGGTAGACCGCCGTGGCGCCGTAGCCGATGAGCACGGCGAAGTGGTGGGGATCCCGCGCGGTGGCCGTCTCCACCACGATGTTGGCGTCGCAGCGCAGGCCGCGGGCCACCAGCCGATGATGGACGGCACCGGTGGCCAGCAGTGCGTGGACCGGCAGCTTGCCCTTTTCCACATAGCGGTCGCTGAGGACGATGATGACCTTGTCATCCCGCACTGCCTGCTCGGCCTCGTCGGCGATGCGGGCGATGGCGGCTTTCAGCCCCTCGTCGGCGTCGTACTGGAGGTCAATAACGTGGTTGGCGTACGCCGGGTCGTCCTGGTTGAGCAGCGACAGGAACTTGGTGCGCGACAGCACCGGTGATTCCACCACCAGGCGCCGGGCGTGTTCCTCCGTCTCATTGAAGATGTTCAGCTCGCGCCCCAGACAGGTCTCCAGGGACATGACGATCTGCTCGCGCAGCGGGTCGATGGCCGGGTTGGTGACCTGGGCGAACTGCTGGCGGAAGTAGTCGTACAGGGCGCGCTCGTTGCGCGAGAGCACCGGCAGCGGCGTGTCGTCGCCCATGGAGCCCACGGCCTCCTGGCCGCCCTCGGCCAGCACCCGCACGATCTGGTCGTTCTCTTCCAGCGTGAGGTTGTAGAGCTTCTTGAACACCGGCAGCTCGTCCTCGCTGATGGGGCTGCCGCTGTCCTCCAGCTCCGTCTCCTCGAGGGTGGACTCCAGGCGCTGCAGGTGGTTGTGGAGCCAGCGCTTGTAGGGCTGGCGCTGCTTCAGCCGGTCATCGATGGTCCGGGGCAGCAGCAGTTCGCCGGTCTCGGTGTCCACGGCCAGCATCTCGCCGGGCTTGAGGCGACCCTTGGCCTCCACGTCCTCGGCGGCGTAGTCATACACGCCGATCTCCGAGGCGAGGGTGATGTGGCGGTCCTTGGTGATGACGTACCGCGCCGGCCGCAGGCCGTTACGATCCAGCACGCAGGCAGCGTGGCGCCCTTCGGTGAGCACGATGCCCGCCGGGCCGTCCCACGGCTCGATGTGCATGGAGTGGTATTCGTAGAACGCCCGCAGGTCCGTGTCCATGCTGTCCACGTTCTGCCAGGCCGGCGGAATCATGATGCGCATGGCGCGGAAAATGTCCATGCCGCCAGCGAGCATGGCGTCGAGCATGTTGTCCAGGCTGTTGGAGTCCGAGCCCTCGTTGCTCACCAGCGGGGCGACCTTGTCCATGTCCGGGATCAGCGGCGTGTCGAACTTCGCCGCCCGGGCGTTGGCCCAGTTGCGGTTGCCCTGCACGGTATTGATCTCGCCGTTGTGGGCGAGGAACCGGAACGGCTGTGCCAGGCGCCACTGGGGCCAGGTGTTGGTAGAGAAGCGCTGGTGGAAGACGCAGATGGCGGTTTCCATGCGCGGGTCGTTGAGATCCTGGTAGAACACCGGCAGGTATTCCGGCATGACCAGGCCCTTGTAGGAGAGCACCTGGCTGGAGAGGCTCGGGATGTAGAACAGGTCGTCGTCCGGCTCGATGGCCTTCTCGGCGACGCGGCGGGCGGTGTAGAGGTGGCGGCCGAAGTTGGCGTCATCCATGCCTTCCGGGCAGTTGACGAACACCTGCTCGATCCGCGGCAGGGTCTTCAGCGCCTCCTCGCCACAGGCGGAGGGGTCCGTGGGAACATCGCGCCAGCCCGGAACCTCCAGGCCTTCGTCGGTGAGTGCGCGGGTCAGCGTATCCCGGGCGTGTTTCGCGCTGGCGTCGTCAGTGCTGAGGAACACGGTGCCCACCGCGTACTGCTCTGCCAGCTGCCAGCCCTGTTCGGCGGCAACGGCGCGCAGGAAGCCGTCGGGCTTCTTGATCAGCAGCCCGCAGCCGTCACCGGTCTTGCCGTCGGCGGCGACGGCGCCGCGGTGGGTCAGCCGCGCCAGGGCGCTGATGGCGGTGGAGAGCACCCAGTGGCTGGGCTGCCCGTCCATGTGCGCGATCAATCCGAACCCGCAGTTGTCCTTCTCGAAGCTCGGCCGATACAGCGTCGGCCTGTCAGCGTTCTCGTATCTCAAGGGGAATGCCTCTGCGTGATGGTTAATGTCGTCCGGGGAGGAGCGCCGCCCGCACCAGCCGAGGGCGGGCAAATCGTCGCGCGCCATCCACACCGGCACGCAACCGCCTCCATCCGTGGGGCAAAGGGCCAACTAGTATAGCGCCTTGGGGTGCAGGTCGACAAATGAAGGGGGTGTAAGCACCGCCTCGGTGGAAAAGGAAGCCAGCCAGGCAGACGGTGGGCGTTTGCCCGGCTGGCGGAGAGGAGTCAGAAAAGCGGGTGTGGCTGCTCAGTCGTCCTCAACATCGATCGAGAATTCCTGGGAGTCTGATCGGCCCTGGTTGTCTTCCACATGCACCCGGAAGACGTAGCGGCCCGTTTCCACGTCCTCGCTAACAGTTCCCTTCAGAATGCCGGCGTCATCCAGAGCCATTCCGTCGGGAAGCATGCCGCCTTCAAGCGACCATGTGTACGGTCCGGAATCTGAAATCGCCTCGAAAGCCCAATCCGGGGGAACGGTGGCGCCGGGAGCGATGGCGTCGAACGCGGCGTTACTGGTCGTGATCTGGGGGCCTTCATCAGGCTGACCGACGGCAATCTGGACATCCGTCATGGCTTCGCCAGAGGAATGGAACGCCTGAATGTCAAGATTCGTGGTGTCGATGCCGTCCAACCCCGTGACGTAAAAATTGGCCATAC
The DNA window shown above is from Aquisalimonas sp. 2447 and carries:
- the gltB gene encoding glutamate synthase large subunit, encoding MRYENADRPTLYRPSFEKDNCGFGLIAHMDGQPSHWVLSTAISALARLTHRGAVAADGKTGDGCGLLIKKPDGFLRAVAAEQGWQLAEQYAVGTVFLSTDDASAKHARDTLTRALTDEGLEVPGWRDVPTDPSACGEEALKTLPRIEQVFVNCPEGMDDANFGRHLYTARRVAEKAIEPDDDLFYIPSLSSQVLSYKGLVMPEYLPVFYQDLNDPRMETAICVFHQRFSTNTWPQWRLAQPFRFLAHNGEINTVQGNRNWANARAAKFDTPLIPDMDKVAPLVSNEGSDSNSLDNMLDAMLAGGMDIFRAMRIMIPPAWQNVDSMDTDLRAFYEYHSMHIEPWDGPAGIVLTEGRHAACVLDRNGLRPARYVITKDRHITLASEIGVYDYAAEDVEAKGRLKPGEMLAVDTETGELLLPRTIDDRLKQRQPYKRWLHNHLQRLESTLEETELEDSGSPISEDELPVFKKLYNLTLEENDQIVRVLAEGGQEAVGSMGDDTPLPVLSRNERALYDYFRQQFAQVTNPAIDPLREQIVMSLETCLGRELNIFNETEEHARRLVVESPVLSRTKFLSLLNQDDPAYANHVIDLQYDADEGLKAAIARIADEAEQAVRDDKVIIVLSDRYVEKGKLPVHALLATGAVHHRLVARGLRCDANIVVETATARDPHHFAVLIGYGATAVYPYLAYASIRDMRRSGQIKATPVDQLRRNYRKGINKGLFKILSKMGISTIASYRGAQLFEVVGLADEVVEQCFTGSVSRIQGSRFRDLESDQKVLAREAFTPRIPVRKGGLLKYVQNGEYHAFNPDVVQLLQEAVETGDRGVWNEFAELVNKRQPMVFRDLLRLKDGETALDIDEVEPIEDILPRFDSAGMSLGALSPEAHESLAIAMNRLGGRSNSGEGGEDEARYGTERMSKIKQVASGRFGVTPHYLVNAEVLQIKVAQGAKPGEGGQLPGHKVNEMIGRLRFSKPGVALISPPPHHDIYSIEDLAQLIFDLKQVNPQALVSVKLVSVAGVGTIAAGVAKAYADLITIAGYDGGTGASPLTSVKYAGAPWELGLVETHHALRANDLRGKVRVQADGGMKTGLDVIKGAILGAESFGFGTAPMVAMGCKYLRICHLNNCATGVATQEKVLRLKHFIGTPEKVANYFRFVAEETREWMAKLGVRRLEDLIGRTDLLEILPGETEKQQQLDLTPLLSDGGVPADKPRHCIEPSNVPFDKGELAEEMVRQCLPAIESKSGGEFHFPVKNMNRSIGARLSGEIAQRHGNYGMADHPLVLRLEGSAGQSFGVWNAAGLHMHLAGDANDYVGKGMAGGKLVIHPPKASTFRTNATTIMGNTCLYGATGGKLFAAGTVGERFAVRNSGAHAVVEGMGDHGCEYMTGGVVCCLGPTGLNFGAGMTGGFAFVLDLENEFVDSYNHELIDIHRVQSESMEAHRNYLKSMIREYVRETGSAWGQEILDNFRDYSRRFWLVKPKAADLQSILDTLRQAA